One Camelus dromedarius isolate mCamDro1 chromosome 6, mCamDro1.pat, whole genome shotgun sequence genomic region harbors:
- the SMLR1 gene encoding small leucine-rich protein 1, which yields MGLFKQCKVHQKFHRDVLSKGQNRRRKQVQTPAKLPSPGAWTPPARGAVGLAMRPVLSEFVRELPGWFLFSGVFLPVTLLLLLLIAYFRIKLMEVNEELSQTPDGRHNHKAGSSLYQRKKRM from the exons ATGGGGCTGTTTAAACAGTGCAAAGTCCACCAAAAGTTCCACCGAGATGTGCTGAGCAAAGGCCAGAACCGCAGAAGGAAACAAGTGCAGACTCCAGCAAAGCTGCCCTCGCCCGGGGCATGGACCCCTCCGGCCCGGGGGGCTGTGGGACTGGCAATGAGGCCTGTGCTGTCGGAGTTCGTGAGAGAGCTCCCAGGCTGGTTCCTGTTCTCCGGGGTCTTCCTGCCTGTGACTTTGCTGCTGCTCCTTCTCATCGCCTATTTCAGGATCAAACTGATGGAGG TTAATGAAGAACTGTCACAGACCCCCGATGGCCGACATAATCACAAGGCTGGCTCTTCCCTGTACCAGAGAAAGAAACGAATGTGA